The following proteins are co-located in the Alcaligenes faecalis genome:
- a CDS encoding cystathionine gamma-synthase family protein, translating to MEENGFITSTLHSDRRLGTQHGAIHQPLHPSTEFAFQDARELAAVFQGKSGFTYSRQGTPTTAALEAKITRMEKGVGSVSFATGMAALSATLFTLLRQGDHLIASKYLFGNTNSLLGTLRDLGVQTTLVDATDLAQVQAARQPNTRMVFLETIANPGTQVADLKGVGQWCQDEGLLYVVDATLSSPYLSPGRDFNASLVINSLSKHIGGHGNALGGMVTDTGLFDWTTYPNIAEVYRNGNTQNWGLVQIRKKGLRDMGGTLSSDVAHRLAVGSETLPLRMERICSNALALARHLKAHPKVKHVQYPGLEDHPQHERTAQLFGNRFGGLMSVVLEEGIEIFDFLNRLKVFVLATHLGDNRSLVLPVAHTIYYEMGAEQRALMGIADNQLRISVGIEEIIDLTSDFDQALAQS from the coding sequence ATGGAAGAAAACGGCTTTATTACCTCTACCCTGCACTCTGACCGCCGTTTGGGCACGCAGCATGGCGCTATCCATCAGCCATTGCATCCATCGACCGAGTTCGCTTTTCAGGATGCGCGTGAGTTGGCCGCAGTCTTTCAGGGTAAATCCGGCTTTACCTATTCCCGCCAGGGCACACCCACCACGGCGGCGCTGGAAGCCAAGATTACGCGCATGGAAAAAGGGGTGGGCAGCGTCAGCTTTGCAACCGGCATGGCCGCTTTGAGTGCCACCTTGTTTACCTTGCTGCGTCAGGGCGATCACCTGATTGCCAGCAAATATCTGTTCGGCAACACCAACAGCCTCTTGGGTACCTTGCGCGATCTGGGTGTGCAAACCACGCTGGTGGATGCAACTGATCTGGCCCAGGTGCAAGCCGCGCGTCAGCCTAACACGCGCATGGTCTTTCTTGAAACCATTGCCAATCCTGGCACGCAGGTGGCTGATCTGAAAGGGGTAGGGCAGTGGTGTCAGGACGAGGGCTTGTTGTACGTGGTCGATGCCACCTTGTCCTCGCCTTATCTGTCGCCCGGTCGCGATTTCAACGCCTCTTTGGTGATCAATTCGCTGTCCAAACATATTGGTGGTCACGGCAATGCCCTCGGTGGCATGGTGACGGATACCGGTTTGTTTGACTGGACGACCTATCCCAATATTGCCGAGGTGTATCGCAACGGCAATACGCAAAACTGGGGGCTGGTGCAGATCCGTAAAAAGGGTTTGCGCGATATGGGCGGCACCTTGTCGTCCGATGTGGCTCACCGTTTGGCCGTAGGTTCGGAAACCTTGCCGTTGCGTATGGAACGCATCTGTTCCAACGCGCTGGCTTTGGCGCGCCATTTGAAGGCGCATCCCAAGGTGAAACACGTGCAGTATCCTGGCCTGGAAGATCACCCGCAGCACGAGCGTACGGCTCAGTTGTTCGGTAATCGCTTCGGCGGCCTGATGAGCGTGGTGCTGGAAGAGGGTATCGAGATTTTCGACTTCCTGAATCGCCTGAAAGTCTTTGTGTTGGCCACGCACTTGGGTGACAACCGTAGTCTGGTGCTGCCCGTGGCCCACACCATCTACTACGAGATGGGGGCCGAGCAGCGCGCTCTGATGGGCATTGCCGACAATCAACTGCGTATCTCCGTGGGCATCGAAGAGATCATCGACCTGACTTCGGATTTTGATCAGGCGCTGGCCCAATCTTAA
- the rlmB gene encoding 23S rRNA (guanosine(2251)-2'-O)-methyltransferase RlmB has translation MPQQVLAGFHAVIARVRFSAASVREVYVDQTRRDKRMLAFIEQVEQAGLKVMAVPVERLDGLAKGTRHQGVVALALEQELAVDVNELLDDLEEAGQVPFLLILDGVTDPHNLGACLRSANAAGAHAVIAPRDRAVGLNATVSRVACGAAESTPYITVTNLARTMRMLRERDVWLVGTSDQATHTFHQMDARRPMAWVMGAEGEGMRRLTRETCDELVSIPMMGAVESLNVSVASAVCLYETLRQRSQP, from the coding sequence ATGCCTCAGCAGGTTTTGGCCGGTTTCCATGCCGTTATTGCCCGAGTTCGTTTCAGCGCCGCTTCGGTGCGCGAGGTCTATGTAGATCAGACCCGGCGCGATAAACGGATGCTGGCTTTTATCGAGCAGGTGGAACAGGCAGGCTTGAAAGTCATGGCCGTGCCGGTCGAGCGTCTGGATGGTCTGGCCAAAGGCACACGTCACCAGGGTGTGGTGGCATTGGCTCTGGAACAAGAACTGGCCGTTGATGTCAATGAATTGCTGGATGATCTGGAAGAGGCCGGTCAGGTTCCTTTCCTGTTGATTCTGGACGGAGTGACAGACCCCCATAATCTGGGAGCCTGCCTGCGTAGCGCCAACGCAGCGGGTGCTCACGCCGTGATTGCGCCTCGTGACCGCGCTGTGGGGCTGAACGCGACGGTATCACGCGTGGCATGTGGTGCAGCTGAATCGACCCCTTACATTACGGTGACGAACCTGGCCCGTACCATGCGCATGCTGCGCGAGCGTGATGTCTGGTTGGTTGGCACCAGCGATCAGGCTACCCATACCTTCCACCAGATGGATGCCCGCCGTCCCATGGCCTGGGTGATGGGGGCCGAGGGCGAGGGGATGCGCCGTCTGACCCGTGAAACCTGTGACGAGCTGGTTTCTATTCCCATGATGGGCGCGGTAGAAAGCTTGAACGTCAGTGTAGCTAGCGCAGTTTGCCTGTACGAAACCTTGCGCCAACGTAGCCAGCCTTAA
- the rnr gene encoding ribonuclease R — protein sequence MNKKHQGSTEDRIQSTGRYELPPDFDPDTPTREVILAGLREDADGLTMQALAKKLGLGKEITVGFERRVRAMERDGQLLISPEGKIRKNSQAGFIAGKVLGHRDGFGFLQRDDGQPDLFLSPREMAKVLHGDHVMVRIVGEYRGKPDASIVEVTARHTSKLVGRFLRERGTFIVVPEDQRIKHDILIPGGDQGEAEPGQVVTVEITQQPERHRQPLGRVIEVLGEIDDPGMEIEIAVRKFEVPVDFSEKALKQAARIPAKVKPSEYKGRVDLRDVPFITIDGEDARDFDDAVYCERVDIGTGKRSRWAWRLLVAIADVSHYVRSGDALDEDALERGTSVYFPRRVIPMLPESLSNGICSLNPSVDRLVMVCDMIILADGAKSGTVSAYQFYEAVIHSHARTTYSDIWSALQQPTGPAAAQIQHVLEPVQNLYSLYRLLAEQRTARGAIDFDTVETKIVCNPLGRIERIEPLIRNDAHKLIEECMLAANTCAADFIARSRRNGLYRVHEGPTPPKLEALREYLRSLGLTLEGGDEPTSADYAKVVAAARGRSDFAIIQTMCLRSMQQAIYSPEKTGHFGLAYSQYAHFTSPIRRYPDLLVHRVIKGILKGERYIPAVAEEPGDAALPASKRDFARWEKLGALLSARERRADEASKDVEAWLKCWFVKEHVGEEYSGKISGVTSFGLFVTLDTLYVEGLVHVSELGADYFQYNETSNELRGERTGLRYRLTDAVQVQVARVDLEARRIEFRLVKGVGYKAVKAAAEGADPSERPIKKAASTKPLALKGTTASQRRASQKQAERDEKRSAEKAAKSAKTTRSPRGRRR from the coding sequence TTGAATAAAAAACATCAAGGCAGTACTGAGGACCGTATTCAATCAACGGGCCGTTATGAGTTGCCGCCTGACTTCGACCCTGATACCCCGACGCGGGAAGTGATCTTGGCGGGGCTGCGCGAGGATGCAGACGGCCTGACCATGCAGGCTCTGGCGAAAAAGCTGGGCCTGGGCAAAGAAATTACGGTGGGGTTTGAGCGGCGTGTGCGCGCAATGGAGCGCGATGGTCAGTTGCTGATTTCCCCCGAAGGTAAAATTCGCAAAAATAGCCAGGCCGGTTTTATCGCGGGCAAAGTGTTGGGCCATCGCGACGGCTTTGGTTTCCTGCAGCGCGACGACGGGCAGCCTGATCTGTTCCTGTCGCCACGGGAAATGGCCAAAGTGTTGCACGGCGACCACGTTATGGTTCGCATCGTCGGTGAATACCGCGGCAAGCCAGATGCTTCGATCGTAGAAGTTACCGCGCGTCATACCAGTAAGCTGGTGGGCCGTTTCTTGCGTGAGCGTGGCACGTTTATCGTGGTGCCTGAAGATCAGCGTATCAAGCACGATATCCTGATTCCGGGTGGAGATCAGGGTGAGGCCGAGCCCGGCCAGGTCGTGACGGTAGAGATCACTCAGCAGCCTGAGCGCCATCGCCAGCCCTTGGGGCGTGTCATTGAAGTGCTGGGGGAAATTGATGATCCCGGCATGGAAATCGAAATTGCCGTGCGCAAGTTTGAAGTGCCGGTCGATTTTTCCGAGAAGGCGCTCAAGCAGGCAGCTCGCATTCCCGCCAAGGTCAAGCCATCGGAATACAAAGGCCGCGTTGATTTGCGCGATGTGCCTTTTATCACCATTGACGGTGAAGACGCACGGGACTTTGACGATGCGGTGTATTGCGAACGTGTGGATATTGGCACGGGCAAACGCTCACGCTGGGCGTGGCGATTGCTGGTGGCGATTGCTGACGTTAGCCATTACGTGCGTTCCGGCGATGCCCTGGACGAGGACGCTCTGGAGCGGGGCACCAGCGTGTATTTCCCGCGCCGTGTGATCCCCATGCTGCCTGAAAGTTTGTCCAACGGGATCTGTTCTTTGAACCCGTCGGTAGATCGTCTGGTCATGGTGTGCGATATGATCATCTTGGCCGATGGCGCTAAATCCGGCACCGTATCGGCCTATCAGTTTTATGAAGCGGTCATTCATTCACACGCACGCACCACGTATTCCGATATCTGGAGCGCCCTGCAGCAGCCGACCGGCCCGGCGGCCGCTCAGATTCAGCATGTGCTCGAACCTGTACAGAACCTGTACTCCTTGTATCGCCTGTTGGCCGAGCAGCGTACTGCACGAGGTGCCATTGATTTTGATACGGTTGAAACCAAAATCGTGTGTAACCCCTTGGGTCGTATCGAGCGTATCGAACCCTTGATCCGTAACGACGCGCACAAGCTGATCGAAGAGTGCATGTTGGCCGCTAATACGTGTGCTGCCGACTTTATTGCGCGTAGCCGTCGCAACGGTTTGTACCGGGTACATGAGGGCCCAACGCCGCCCAAACTGGAAGCCCTGCGTGAATATTTACGTAGCTTGGGTCTGACTTTGGAAGGGGGCGACGAGCCGACTTCTGCTGATTACGCCAAAGTGGTGGCCGCCGCTCGTGGTCGTTCCGATTTTGCCATTATTCAGACCATGTGCTTGCGTTCCATGCAGCAGGCCATTTACAGCCCGGAGAAAACGGGGCACTTTGGTCTGGCTTATTCACAATACGCTCACTTCACTTCACCCATTCGCCGTTATCCAGACTTGTTGGTGCACCGCGTCATCAAGGGTATTTTGAAGGGCGAGCGTTACATACCGGCGGTTGCCGAAGAGCCAGGTGATGCCGCCTTGCCCGCCAGCAAGCGCGATTTTGCACGCTGGGAAAAACTGGGTGCCTTGTTGTCGGCGCGCGAACGTCGTGCTGACGAGGCTTCCAAAGATGTGGAGGCCTGGCTCAAGTGTTGGTTTGTTAAAGAGCATGTAGGCGAGGAGTACTCTGGCAAGATCAGCGGCGTGACTAGCTTCGGTCTGTTCGTAACCCTGGATACCTTGTATGTGGAAGGTTTGGTCCATGTCTCCGAGTTGGGCGCGGACTATTTCCAGTACAACGAAACCTCGAACGAGTTGCGTGGTGAGCGCACCGGTCTGCGTTATCGCCTGACTGACGCGGTGCAAGTGCAGGTCGCTCGTGTTGATCTGGAAGCGCGTCGTATCGAGTTCCGCCTGGTCAAGGGTGTGGGCTACAAGGCGGTGAAGGCGGCAGCCGAAGGGGCTGATCCATCCGAGCGTCCCATCAAGAAAGCGGCGTCTACCAAACCGCTGGCCTTGAAGGGCACCACGGCCTCCCAACGACGTGCTTCTCAAAAGCAGGCCGAGCGGGATGAAAAGCGCAGTGCGGAGAAGGCCGCCAAGTCTGCGAAAACGACGCGTAGCCCTAGAGGACGTCGCCGATAG
- a CDS encoding heavy-metal-associated domain-containing protein, producing MQVGMLKLAGLRHPECADKVAIALAAIEGVQAADASFENAKASVRFDETQVSLEDLHAAVEQAGYQIAKPAHGEDGACCGGCGG from the coding sequence ATGCAAGTTGGAATGCTGAAACTGGCGGGTCTGCGACATCCGGAATGTGCCGATAAAGTAGCCATTGCCTTGGCGGCTATCGAAGGCGTGCAAGCGGCAGATGCCTCGTTCGAAAACGCAAAGGCATCGGTCCGTTTTGATGAAACCCAGGTCTCGCTGGAAGACCTGCATGCTGCTGTGGAGCAGGCAGGCTATCAAATCGCCAAACCTGCCCATGGTGAAGACGGGGCATGTTGTGGTGGCTGCGGCGGTTAA
- a CDS encoding siderophore-interacting protein, with the protein MQSEQLTQKVAHTLKLRLLTVKKRRELGPDMVRITLEGSDLEGFYTPGFDDHVKLIFPDPITKELRLPQMGDRGMVFAAGQEKPPIRDYTPREFREQELEMDIDFVVHGEGPACQWAMHAKEGDKLGVAGPRGSFLVSKDLDWQILIGDETAVPAMARRVKELPSNVKVQVYVLARNLLTVGAMEAPDHVTVNWIPSLAGLNGILDALRAAPQLSGTGYVWVAAEYSIAQSLREYWVQDRGLDKGAIRASSYWRQGDQGEDAPRLD; encoded by the coding sequence ATGCAGTCCGAACAATTAACGCAGAAAGTTGCTCATACCTTGAAGTTGCGTTTGCTGACCGTTAAGAAGCGACGCGAACTGGGGCCTGATATGGTGCGCATCACCCTGGAAGGCTCGGATCTGGAGGGTTTTTATACCCCCGGCTTTGACGATCATGTCAAATTGATTTTCCCGGACCCGATCACCAAAGAATTGCGGCTGCCCCAAATGGGCGATCGTGGCATGGTCTTTGCCGCCGGACAGGAAAAGCCCCCCATCCGCGACTACACCCCTCGAGAGTTCCGTGAACAGGAACTTGAGATGGATATTGATTTTGTGGTCCACGGTGAGGGCCCGGCATGCCAATGGGCCATGCACGCCAAAGAGGGTGACAAGCTGGGCGTGGCCGGTCCGCGTGGATCCTTCCTGGTCAGCAAGGATCTGGATTGGCAAATCCTGATTGGCGACGAAACCGCTGTGCCGGCCATGGCGCGACGAGTGAAAGAACTGCCTTCCAATGTGAAGGTGCAGGTGTACGTGCTGGCACGCAATCTGCTGACCGTGGGGGCGATGGAAGCGCCGGATCACGTCACCGTGAACTGGATTCCTTCGCTGGCGGGTCTGAATGGCATTCTGGATGCACTGCGTGCCGCACCCCAGTTGAGCGGTACCGGCTATGTATGGGTTGCCGCGGAGTATTCCATTGCTCAAAGCCTGCGCGAGTACTGGGTGCAAGACCGCGGTCTGGATAAAGGCGCGATTCGGGCCAGCAGCTACTGGCGTCAAGGCGATCAGGGCGAGGATGCCCCACGTCTGGACTAA
- a CDS encoding PadR family transcriptional regulator → MKFNTMDVERMLLDMGQGRKYSARAMQLMLMVLLKEGSTHGYQLIRRFAQLSQNSYVPSAGAVYPALAYCATQGWVLIEEEGRRKMYSLTKEGQTYLEEQKEKCDYLMQSLTYRGRKLVWIRQMLAEHNSDEDLKAAQEQTGWLPEFVQVRHSLKQAMFEQSTASLERQAEVVAILEKAIAEIRNLPKES, encoded by the coding sequence ATGAAATTCAACACAATGGATGTCGAGCGCATGTTGCTGGACATGGGCCAAGGCCGAAAGTACTCCGCTCGGGCCATGCAGCTCATGCTGATGGTTCTGCTCAAAGAGGGCAGTACTCACGGTTATCAGTTGATTCGCCGCTTTGCGCAGCTTAGCCAGAACAGCTATGTGCCCAGCGCGGGCGCGGTGTATCCCGCCCTGGCGTATTGCGCCACGCAAGGCTGGGTGCTGATCGAAGAAGAAGGTCGTCGCAAGATGTATAGCCTGACCAAGGAAGGTCAAACGTATCTGGAAGAGCAAAAGGAAAAGTGCGATTACCTGATGCAATCCCTGACCTATCGCGGGCGCAAGCTGGTGTGGATACGGCAAATGCTGGCCGAGCACAACAGCGACGAGGATTTGAAGGCCGCACAGGAGCAAACAGGCTGGTTGCCAGAATTTGTCCAGGTACGCCACAGCCTGAAGCAGGCCATGTTTGAACAATCAACAGCCAGTCTGGAACGACAGGCTGAGGTGGTGGCCATTCTGGAAAAAGCCATCGCCGAAATACGGAACTTGCCCAAGGAGTCTTAA
- a CDS encoding FAD-dependent monooxygenase, with the protein MIIVVGAGVAGLAAARRLSMQGQEVTLVAPLEPQPSLGETLSERGAVVLTSLGWASCLDETVALRSQGRFSVWGSAGLRTVQDEDGQGYLLDKARLEQALFERVQKEAKVSIRQTRVLGLEHQPESVIVKLADGTSLEAAALIDCTGRAALSAGAAAERHRLDRLVAVWHVFDLPDGAEPLAASLVEAVELGWWYLSPMPGHRLMVALFSDADLLPDGLSRDGSVWAGLLGCADAARVRMESLGLDSQMAEHTPTVSAAASCTVSYFVEGRILRAGDAGAAMDPLAANGLATALWSGSQSAQAAVALTKGNPEPARAYEKDYLLGLVRHLNSQHALYGMEQRYAAQPFWQRRHRALE; encoded by the coding sequence ATGATTATTGTTGTTGGCGCCGGTGTGGCGGGCTTGGCGGCGGCGCGTCGCCTGAGTATGCAAGGTCAGGAAGTAACGCTGGTGGCTCCCCTGGAACCCCAGCCCTCATTGGGCGAGACCTTGTCCGAACGAGGGGCCGTGGTCTTGACCAGTTTGGGCTGGGCAAGCTGCCTGGATGAGACGGTGGCCTTGCGCTCGCAAGGGCGTTTTTCAGTATGGGGTAGTGCAGGATTGCGCACTGTGCAGGATGAAGACGGGCAGGGCTACCTGCTCGACAAAGCCCGCCTGGAGCAGGCACTGTTCGAGCGTGTGCAAAAAGAAGCGAAGGTCAGCATTCGCCAGACGCGTGTCTTGGGTCTGGAACATCAGCCTGAAAGTGTTATTGTCAAGCTGGCAGACGGTACGAGCCTGGAAGCCGCTGCTTTAATCGACTGTACTGGTCGTGCGGCTTTGTCCGCGGGTGCAGCCGCCGAGCGTCATCGTCTGGATAGGCTGGTGGCTGTCTGGCATGTCTTTGATCTGCCCGACGGGGCCGAGCCCTTGGCTGCTTCTCTGGTAGAAGCTGTAGAACTGGGGTGGTGGTATTTGTCTCCCATGCCCGGCCATCGTTTGATGGTGGCCTTGTTCTCGGACGCAGATCTTTTGCCTGATGGCCTGAGTCGTGATGGTTCGGTCTGGGCTGGTTTGCTGGGCTGTGCTGATGCGGCACGGGTGCGTATGGAAAGCTTGGGTCTGGATAGCCAGATGGCTGAGCACACTCCTACAGTCAGTGCCGCTGCCAGTTGCACAGTGTCTTACTTCGTGGAAGGCCGTATCTTGCGTGCCGGGGATGCGGGCGCGGCTATGGACCCCTTGGCCGCCAATGGTTTGGCAACGGCCTTGTGGAGCGGGTCACAATCGGCACAAGCTGCGGTGGCGCTGACAAAAGGCAACCCAGAACCGGCACGAGCTTACGAGAAAGATTATCTGCTGGGCTTGGTGCGCCACCTGAATTCGCAGCACGCTTTGTATGGTATGGAGCAACGCTACGCGGCGCAGCCGTTTTGGCAGCGTCGTCATCGTGCATTGGAGTGA
- a CDS encoding A24 family peptidase gives MMWTSWGNAWAGMGLALVLAVCFFWPARRLSWSLPIELEPELDRRSPRTHRQWGWVCQSLALVLMLWAGWCWQLTPAAVAACVFIAGTALLAWIDAETGYLPDRLTLPLLWLGLLVNLDHTFSSLPLAVVGAALGYSLLWLLNHVFLLLTGRAGMGHGDFKLLAALGAWLGATALPGILLSASLLGLLAALVLRLGGRLQAGQAIHFGPYLVLGGWVMLFSLPRIS, from the coding sequence ATGATGTGGACGTCGTGGGGCAATGCCTGGGCGGGAATGGGGCTTGCTCTGGTCTTGGCGGTTTGTTTTTTCTGGCCTGCTCGACGCTTGTCCTGGAGCTTGCCCATAGAATTGGAGCCCGAACTGGACCGGCGTTCGCCGCGTACCCATCGCCAATGGGGATGGGTGTGCCAGAGTCTGGCCTTGGTCTTGATGTTATGGGCGGGTTGGTGCTGGCAACTGACGCCAGCGGCAGTGGCTGCTTGTGTGTTTATCGCCGGGACGGCCTTGCTGGCCTGGATTGACGCGGAGACCGGCTATCTGCCCGATCGCCTGACTTTACCCTTGTTGTGGCTGGGTTTGCTGGTCAATCTGGATCACACTTTTAGCAGCTTGCCTTTGGCCGTGGTTGGTGCGGCGCTGGGTTACAGCTTGTTGTGGTTGTTGAATCATGTGTTTTTGTTGCTGACCGGGCGGGCTGGAATGGGCCATGGCGACTTCAAATTGCTGGCAGCTTTGGGGGCCTGGTTGGGAGCGACCGCCTTGCCAGGTATCTTGTTATCGGCATCGTTGCTGGGCCTGTTGGCGGCTCTGGTCCTGCGCCTTGGTGGGCGTTTGCAAGCAGGGCAGGCGATTCATTTTGGTCCCTATCTGGTGTTGGGGGGCTGGGTCATGTTGTTTTCGCTGCCTCGCATTTCGTAA
- a CDS encoding DUF4139 domain-containing protein: MNYVVPHAARTPRLHSLTGALLLVWMGSTASTAWAQQIESITLSSAGMAEIERQIPISDAGTAQLRVPLTQVDDILKTLMAVDGKNRIESLTLSGLAPLKESFDSLPFSAQDLRSPATLAQALRGQQVSASSQGRLVRGAVLGVRATAATNEHPAQAILSVLTEQGQIQTLELGPDTSLDVLDKTVQQQLQQAADVLAGQSNQQSRDIQLVLNKTDTKTARLSYLIPAPVWKSTYRLMMQDGKARLQAWAIFENTSGEDWKEVKVTLSSGSPVMLRQRLLERYWSERPELPVAVGSSIAPQADTQATVSANQARKAAGDAMRARMAPAAPAPIMMESAAYAADSSMAKQWAAGGAGASTQAQEGLTQVRFTLPQTLSVPTGQTVSVPFIDTSLQAESLSVYRSGQAGDHPTAAIWVNNEQANSLPPGIITVFNEQDGHVGDAELAGLPAGEQRLIYFAQDSKVQIREEQTDEYRLSKTRVTDGVARSEWTRLQNFRYEIKAPADEDRTVLIQLPRQDGWTLKSDAHDSDTAQEHRLKVKVAKGKTVTVTAQLSLQDHVELRLEEIDENMLLQWRGNGEDSAQQAKMDKLIELRRQLSQAQQAQNQAVERLNETVAEQERIRANLAAVSAQSTLGQRFSEQLAQQEDQIASQRKAVQEQRDAVQKARQAFEKGLAELA, from the coding sequence ATGAACTACGTTGTGCCCCACGCTGCGCGTACGCCTCGCCTGCACTCTTTGACCGGCGCCCTACTCCTGGTCTGGATGGGCTCCACAGCCAGCACCGCCTGGGCTCAGCAGATCGAGTCCATTACCTTATCCAGTGCCGGTATGGCCGAGATCGAACGACAGATCCCCATCTCCGATGCGGGCACCGCTCAACTGCGTGTGCCCTTGACACAGGTCGATGACATTCTCAAAACCCTGATGGCCGTCGATGGCAAGAACCGCATCGAATCCCTGACCCTGTCCGGTCTGGCCCCACTCAAAGAAAGCTTTGACAGCCTACCCTTCTCGGCCCAAGACCTGCGCTCACCCGCCACTCTGGCGCAAGCCCTGCGCGGCCAGCAAGTCAGCGCCAGCTCGCAAGGCCGTCTGGTGCGTGGTGCGGTCCTGGGCGTGCGCGCAACGGCTGCCACTAACGAACACCCCGCCCAAGCCATCTTGAGCGTGCTAACGGAACAAGGCCAGATCCAGACCCTGGAACTGGGCCCGGATACCAGCCTGGACGTGCTGGACAAAACAGTGCAGCAGCAATTGCAGCAGGCCGCCGACGTGCTGGCAGGTCAAAGCAATCAGCAATCGCGTGATATTCAGTTGGTCCTGAACAAAACCGATACCAAGACAGCCCGCCTGTCTTACCTGATTCCTGCACCGGTCTGGAAAAGCACCTATCGCCTGATGATGCAGGACGGCAAGGCCCGTCTGCAGGCCTGGGCCATTTTTGAAAACACCAGCGGCGAGGACTGGAAAGAGGTGAAAGTCACCCTCAGTTCCGGCTCACCTGTGATGCTGCGCCAGCGTTTGCTGGAGCGTTACTGGAGCGAGCGACCGGAATTGCCGGTTGCAGTAGGCAGCTCCATCGCCCCGCAAGCGGACACTCAAGCCACGGTCAGCGCGAATCAAGCTCGCAAAGCAGCTGGCGACGCCATGCGTGCCCGCATGGCTCCAGCCGCCCCCGCTCCCATCATGATGGAAAGCGCGGCCTACGCGGCCGATAGCAGCATGGCCAAACAGTGGGCGGCGGGCGGCGCGGGTGCCAGCACGCAGGCACAGGAAGGGCTGACTCAAGTGCGCTTCACGCTGCCTCAGACGCTGAGCGTCCCCACAGGCCAAACTGTATCGGTGCCTTTTATCGATACGTCTTTGCAAGCCGAATCTCTGTCGGTTTACCGCAGCGGCCAGGCAGGTGATCACCCCACCGCCGCTATCTGGGTCAACAATGAACAGGCCAACAGCCTGCCACCAGGCATTATCACGGTCTTCAATGAACAGGACGGCCATGTGGGTGACGCGGAGCTGGCCGGCCTGCCTGCTGGCGAGCAGCGCCTGATCTACTTTGCCCAGGACAGCAAAGTGCAGATCCGCGAAGAGCAGACGGATGAATATCGCCTGAGCAAAACCCGCGTGACGGACGGCGTGGCTCGTTCGGAATGGACACGCTTGCAGAACTTCCGCTATGAGATCAAAGCCCCGGCCGATGAAGATCGTACCGTGCTGATCCAGTTGCCCCGTCAGGACGGCTGGACGCTCAAATCGGATGCGCACGATAGCGATACCGCCCAGGAGCACCGCCTGAAAGTGAAGGTTGCCAAAGGCAAGACAGTCACTGTCACCGCCCAGCTAAGCCTGCAAGACCATGTGGAACTGCGTCTGGAAGAAATCGACGAGAACATGCTGCTGCAATGGCGTGGCAACGGTGAGGACAGCGCGCAGCAAGCCAAGATGGACAAGCTGATTGAGCTGCGTCGTCAACTGAGCCAGGCCCAGCAGGCTCAAAACCAGGCCGTCGAGCGCCTGAACGAAACCGTGGCCGAACAGGAGCGCATCCGCGCCAACCTGGCAGCGGTCAGTGCCCAAAGCACCTTGGGGCAGCGCTTTAGCGAACAACTGGCCCAGCAGGAAGACCAGATTGCCAGCCAGCGCAAAGCCGTTCAGGAACAGCGCGACGCCGTGCAAAAAGCCCGTCAGGCTTTTGAAAAGGGTCTGGCCGAACTGGCTTGA
- a CDS encoding LysR substrate-binding domain-containing protein gives MLALELKSFHATAHCGSITKAAQQLGISQPTVTSHLRQLETRYGVELFYRQGKGVYLSQQGERLLPQVEQLMQQAAQIDFSLRDLRDLKSGMLRVGATGPYYIMAVLRNFHQAYPGVKMRLSIDNSQRVLGALHDYQLDVIASSALVDDPRLVRLLLASDPLVAVLRVDHPLANRQRVRIVDLCRHPILMREPGSMTRELCHQVFRQAGQEPTQLLEIGSREAIGWGVVCGMGASLLPLREVPAHPDIISLPLSDVSAHLSEFVYCLKERAQGHAIRAFLEQVQAELPVPA, from the coding sequence ATGCTGGCTCTGGAACTGAAGTCCTTTCACGCCACCGCCCATTGTGGCTCTATTACCAAGGCTGCCCAGCAACTGGGGATCAGCCAACCCACGGTGACGTCGCATCTGCGGCAGCTGGAAACCCGCTATGGCGTGGAGCTGTTCTATAGGCAAGGCAAGGGTGTGTATTTGAGCCAGCAAGGGGAACGGCTCCTGCCCCAGGTCGAGCAGTTGATGCAGCAGGCCGCGCAGATCGATTTCAGCTTGCGCGATCTGCGCGATCTGAAAAGTGGCATGTTGCGCGTAGGCGCGACCGGGCCGTATTACATCATGGCGGTATTACGGAATTTCCATCAGGCCTACCCCGGTGTGAAGATGCGTTTGAGCATTGATAACTCGCAACGGGTTCTGGGTGCCTTGCATGATTATCAACTGGATGTGATTGCGTCCTCGGCGCTGGTGGATGATCCGCGTTTGGTGCGCCTGCTGCTGGCGTCCGATCCCCTGGTCGCCGTGCTGCGAGTGGACCATCCTTTGGCGAATCGGCAGCGTGTGCGCATTGTGGATCTGTGTCGTCATCCCATTCTGATGCGTGAGCCAGGGTCCATGACACGGGAGTTATGCCATCAGGTGTTCCGGCAGGCGGGGCAGGAGCCGACGCAGCTTCTGGAAATAGGTAGCCGGGAGGCGATAGGGTGGGGGGTGGTATGTGGCATGGGAGCCAGCTTGCTGCCCTTGCGTGAAGTGCCTGCGCATCCGGACATTATCAGTTTGCCGCTGAGTGATGTCTCGGCTCATTTGAGCGAGTTCGTGTACTGCCTGAAAGAACGCGCGCAGGGCCATGCCATACGCGCGTTTCTGGAGCAGGTGCAGGCCGAGTTGCCTGTACCGGCATAA